Sequence from the Candidatus Omnitrophota bacterium genome:
GAGACGCGGAATATCCCAATCGGGGATTAAGGGGGACTCATTTTCGGCTTCCGACAGGAGAAGCGCCGTTTTGGAAGCGGAAGATATGCGCAGCGACAAGCCGCCCAGCGCCAGTAAAACGCCCGATAGAACCAGAGCGGCGCGGACGGCGATGGAAGCGTTGGCTTGCGGATTCCAATAGAGGCCAAGGAAGACGATCAGGATCGCCGCTGTCAGAAGCGGCGTAGAATGATTGCGCAGACTGCCTCGCATAGCCGTTCCCGCGATCGAAATGGCGGCAACCAATGCCGCGGCGATGCGCGCGCCTGATCCCCACGCATCGGCATTGAAAGGAATCCAACGAATCAAGGAAATCAAAATGAGAAGCGCCAGAATGGAGGCGATTAGGATTCGTTGGAGGAAAGAACCGGAAAATTGCAGAGAGGAGAATTTCAGATAGTAGAGATCGAGCAGATAAACGGCAAAGGCGGCCATCACCAGCAAACCCAAGCTTTGGATGAAATAGAAAAATAAGGGGGGCGCGACGGCTTCATTTGGAATTTCCAAAGAAAGATCGGAAGACGGAGATATATCCACGACGGGGCTGCAGGCTGCGAACAGGACGATGAGAACGCCAGCGAAAGCAACGAAGAGAACGATCGCCGGTTCAAAGCCGCCGCCTTCCCGGCGCCAGGCGAAGACGCCGGACGCCGCGAGAAACAATCCGCCGATCATAGACGAAATGACGAAGATTCCCAGGCCGCGCGGGCTGAGATTCCAAACAAGTTGAACGGAGAGGAAAATGGCGGCGGCAAGGAATATGCTGACGATCAAGTGATCGCGCTGAGGCCAATAGCGATTACGGATTTCGCGAAGCATTTCTCGGAAGAGCCAGATGAAAAAAGCGGCGATGGCCGAAAGAAAGGCCACGGCGAAAAGAGCCAAAAGGAAGAAAAGAGTGGCTAGGACGACGGGCTTTTCTTCCTGGAGAAAGTGATTTACAAGGATGGGCAGATTGAAACGGAAGACGATCGTGATCAGCCGGATGAGGATAAAGGCGCCGATGAGGGTCCAAACGCCCCAACCCAGAAGCAATTTCTCATGGGGTAGGTTTTCCTGAGCGTTGCGGGAGAGGCTGCGGAGGGCTTTTCGAACCGCCTTCGTCATTATCCAGAAAACCGATTCGCCCCGAAGGCGGAGAACGATATCGCGAGAAAGGACGGTGGAGTTCCAGGGAGCGCTCAACAGAAAGGAGGCCAGCCACCAGGATGCGGCGAGATGAAATAGCCATTCGCGGCGGATTCCCTGGCTATGTGCGGCGATGATGAGGGCGGCGCTGGAGAGAAAAAGCAGCATAAAAACCGGTGCGAGCGAAGCCAGCAAACTTCTTTTCAGGGAAAAAGCGCGAAGACGGCGGGCGTCGAGGCGGAAAATGGGAACGCCGTAACGATAGTCGGCCAGGATGCGCACGGGGGCCGGGTGGACGGTTCGCAGCGTCATGGAGGCGAACCAGGAGGCGAGCAGGCATCCGCCGATCAAAGAGACCAAAACGATGAGAAGAGCTAAGGCGACGGAATTGTTGACGATCAAAGGCGTTTCGCTGGCGAGTACGCCCCAACCTTCAATTATACCGTAACAAAGCGTCAGCAGTGAAAGCGCGGCGAAGATGGGGGAGATCATAATGCGTCCGGCCCATTTTTCTAAAGGACCAAGGAGAGGCCGGCAAGTAAAGGCGCTGCAGGGTTGATCCCACCCTCCCCAGTAGCCTTTTCCTTCCGGCTCCCATTTTAGTGACCAG
This genomic interval carries:
- a CDS encoding cyclic nucleotide-binding domain-containing protein translates to MPDKYFFSFRPRLKPKTIRPSEDHPSELILIASGSGAALGISCAEKRLVDLMDGARTIADIVKLCVKEEIANLADLRQLLWDLDRFGFLEESPWSLKWEPEGKGYWGGWDQPCSAFTCRPLLGPLEKWAGRIMISPIFAALSLLTLCYGIIEGWGVLASETPLIVNNSVALALLIVLVSLIGGCLLASWFASMTLRTVHPAPVRILADYRYGVPIFRLDARRLRAFSLKRSLLASLAPVFMLLFLSSAALIIAAHSQGIRREWLFHLAASWWLASFLLSAPWNSTVLSRDIVLRLRGESVFWIMTKAVRKALRSLSRNAQENLPHEKLLLGWGVWTLIGAFILIRLITIVFRFNLPILVNHFLQEEKPVVLATLFFLLALFAVAFLSAIAAFFIWLFREMLREIRNRYWPQRDHLIVSIFLAAAIFLSVQLVWNLSPRGLGIFVISSMIGGLFLAASGVFAWRREGGGFEPAIVLFVAFAGVLIVLFAACSPVVDISPSSDLSLEIPNEAVAPPLFFYFIQSLGLLVMAAFAVYLLDLYYLKFSSLQFSGSFLQRILIASILALLILISLIRWIPFNADAWGSGARIAAALVAAISIAGTAMRGSLRNHSTPLLTAAILIVFLGLYWNPQANASIAVRAALVLSGVLLALGGLSLRISSASKTALLLSEAENESPLIPDWDIPRLGEAFLAAAANFYNGKPAIAPSAELNEETARRFFADFNALGGAAAMRAITRRAIMTAPWSAARRLFTLLPVSVSVPHLTDWTKEKVEQWLTKVPSFANIGREIHQLSPRARIALFDPGDAMIVQNEPGRSIFVVVSGRISVEADHAFGRTILAILDSGAYVGEIGFLSGCNRTAAVRALESSLALLVSRQDIAPDLPKMSAALREAESGDYWLQRMDGAPVFREFSPSLNARVCIEARRLVLQDGESFRFGERYNEIAILLSGQAALVSNGQSEIVRQGALLGLEECLDNAPYQKWLRSDGLCQILILDRALFSESINNLLTPPQIFRAVEEDAIRLHGKEASG